From a single Herbiconiux sp. SALV-R1 genomic region:
- a CDS encoding MFS transporter, whose translation MSTNSVRSRAIRTSATLLSGPIELLDFLVPLWAGAMLGLDAPAIGWLVAAELVVSVLVRPLAGYLADTRPRSRVAAFGAFAFSLSCVIYAVADTPITAFVAAVLGGVAGPLFWISLRAIAAEYLADESGTFAGLMSAEALGSWIFWGPAMVLLGAFGYPAVFIGLAVAAVAAGARLLLTPKEPLVVRAELVGGIPAHARRLAPLMTIGGFVTAAEAGVGLALLLQLQDAGLEVWQIALVYLPGGIALTLLPRPLHGVVERWGRKPAYVAASLASAASTAVLALAPPVILIAALWIITSASLALLYPLQKTLVTEASGERVARGMSLQANADTIGAAVGVVAVGAIVADGRWALAFIACALVVVGGAALAPWVIDSTGQERRERVARG comes from the coding sequence ATGTCGACGAACTCCGTGCGCAGTCGGGCGATACGGACATCGGCGACCCTCCTGAGTGGGCCTATCGAACTGCTCGACTTCCTCGTCCCGCTGTGGGCGGGCGCGATGCTCGGGCTCGACGCCCCGGCAATTGGATGGCTGGTGGCCGCCGAGCTCGTGGTGTCGGTGCTCGTACGACCTCTCGCCGGCTATCTCGCCGATACACGACCGCGGTCCCGAGTTGCCGCATTCGGGGCCTTCGCCTTCAGTCTCAGTTGCGTGATCTACGCCGTAGCGGATACGCCCATCACGGCCTTCGTTGCGGCAGTCCTCGGCGGGGTTGCAGGCCCACTGTTCTGGATCTCGCTGCGCGCGATCGCCGCCGAGTACCTCGCCGACGAATCGGGAACGTTCGCGGGGCTCATGTCCGCAGAGGCTCTCGGATCGTGGATCTTCTGGGGGCCAGCAATGGTCCTTCTCGGGGCCTTCGGGTATCCCGCAGTCTTCATCGGGCTTGCCGTTGCGGCGGTAGCCGCCGGCGCGCGCTTACTGCTCACCCCCAAGGAACCGCTCGTCGTGCGAGCGGAACTTGTCGGCGGAATCCCTGCACACGCCCGCCGACTCGCTCCTCTGATGACTATCGGTGGCTTCGTCACTGCAGCCGAGGCTGGTGTGGGGTTGGCGCTCCTGCTACAGCTGCAAGATGCTGGCCTAGAAGTCTGGCAGATCGCTCTGGTCTACCTGCCCGGCGGCATCGCACTCACCCTTCTCCCGCGTCCCCTTCACGGTGTGGTCGAGCGATGGGGTCGCAAACCGGCATACGTCGCAGCGTCTCTCGCGAGTGCTGCCAGCACAGCGGTGCTGGCCCTTGCGCCGCCGGTGATCCTCATAGCCGCACTGTGGATCATCACGTCGGCCTCTCTCGCCCTCCTCTACCCACTGCAGAAGACCCTTGTCACGGAGGCGAGCGGCGAGCGCGTCGCCCGCGGGATGAGCCTGCAGGCGAACGCGGACACAATCGGTGCTGCAGTCGGAGTGGTCGCGGTGGGCGCCATCGTCGCCGACGGCCGGTGGGCCCTCGCATTCATCGCCTGCGCTCTCGTCGTCGTAGGCGGCGCGGCCCTAGCCCCCTGGGTCATCGATAGCACCGGACAGGAGCGCCGAGAGCGGGTCGCGAGGGGCTGA